From the Musa acuminata AAA Group cultivar baxijiao chromosome BXJ1-2, Cavendish_Baxijiao_AAA, whole genome shotgun sequence genome, one window contains:
- the LOC135610130 gene encoding myb-related protein 308-like produces the protein MGRSPCCEKAHTNKGAWTKEEDEKLISYIKAHGEGCWRSLPKAAGLLRCGKSCRLRWINYLRPDLKRGNFTAEEDELIIELHGLLGNKWSLIAGRLPGRTDNEIKNYWNTHIKRKLLGRGLDPQTHRPITALKQEERSMAQDSSGDSSSRDGDGGLDLNLDLSISLPRHSSPEQSSPPPAATASTSTMRALCLCCHLGFQSSETCSCRHIPRPLGFRFIWPLEEGQRIA, from the exons ATGGGCAGGTCTCCGTGTTGCGAGAAGGCTCACACCAACAAAGGAGCCTGGACCAAGGAGGAAGACGAGAAGCTGATCTCTTACATCAAAGCCCATGGCGAAGGTTGCTGGAGATCGCTCCCCAAAGCTGCAG GTTTGCTTAGGTGTGGGAAGAGTTGCAGGCTCAGGTGGATAAACTACCTCCGGCCCGATCTCAAGCGCGGCAACTTCACCGCCGAAGAAGATGAGCTCATCATCGAGCTCCATGGCCTCCTCGGCAACAA ATGGTCTCTGATAGCTGGGAGATTGCCGGGAaggaccgacaacgagatcaagaactactggaacacgcaCATCAAGAGGAAGCTCCTCGGCCGAGGTCTCGACCCCCAGACTCACCGGCCCATCACCGCCCTCAAGCAGGAAGAGCGGTCCATGGCTCAAGACTCCTCCGGCGACAGCAGTAGCCGAGACGGGGACGGCGGCCTCGATCTCAACCTTGACCTCTCCATAAGCCTCCCTCGCCACTCTTCTCCGGAGCAGTCCTCTCCTCCACCAGCAGCAACCGCAAGCACAAGCACCATGCGGGCCCTGTGCCTGTGCTGCCATCTCGGCTTCCAAAGCAGCGAGACCTGTAGCTGCCGGCACATCCCACGGCCACTCGGGTTCAGGTTTATCTGGCCATTGGAAGAAGGGCAACGCATAGCTTAG
- the LOC135610133 gene encoding transmembrane 9 superfamily member 1-like, whose translation MRPGARSLPYLSAAFLLFLLVASASASESDHKYQAEDPVTLWVNKVGPYNNPQETYNYYSLPFCQPSENPAHKWSGLGEVLGGNELIDSQIPIKFQRNVDKGSICTIELDATKVKQFIDAIDNSYWFEFFIDDLPLWGFVGETDKNNKDKHYLFTHKDIVIQHKGYQIIHVNLTQASPKLLEVGKKLDMTYSVKWLPTNVTFARRFEVYLDYPFFEHQIHWFSIFNSFMMVIFLTGLVSMILMRTLRNDYAKYAREDDDLETLERDVSEESGWKLVHGDVFRPPRSLVLLSTLVGTGAQLAMLVLLVIVLAIVGTLYIGRGSIITTFIVCYALTSFIAGYVSGGLYSRNGGKNWIKAMIVTASLFPFMCFAIGFVLNTIAIFYGSLAAIPFGTMMVVFVLWAFISFPLALLGTVVGRNWSGSPNNPCRVKTIPRPIPEKKWYLTPFVVSLMGGLLPFGSIFIEMYFVFTSFWNYKVYYVYGFMLLVFLILIIVTICVTIVGTYFLLNAENYHWQWTSFFSAASTAVYVYLYSIYYYHVKTKMSGFFQTSFYFGYTLMFCLGLGILCGAVGYLGSTLFVRRIYRNIKCD comes from the exons ATGCGTCCCGGTGCCCGATCTCTGCCGTACCTCTCGGCCGccttcctccttttcctcctcgtCGCCTCGGCTTCCGCCTCCGAGTCCGATCACAAG TACCAAGCTGAAGACCCTGTTACACTATGGGTAAACAAGGTTGGCCCTTACAATAACCCTCAAGAGACATATAACTATTATAGCCTTCCATTCTGTCAGCCATCTGAGAACCCTGCGCATAAGTGGAGTGGTCTGGGGGAGGTCCTAGGTGGAAATGAACTGATTGACAGCCAGATCccaataaaatttcaaa GGAATGTTGACAAAGGTTCCATATGTACAATTGAACTTGATGCCACAAAAGTGAAGCAATTCATCGATGCCATAGATAACTCTTATTGGTTTGAATTCTTCATAG ATGACCTGCCTTTGTGGG GCTTTGTTGGAGAGACTGACAAAAACAACAAAGATAAACATTATCTTTTCACACATAAAGATATTGTCATCCAACATAAGGGATATCAG ATTATTCATGTCAATCTCACTCAAGCAAGTCCTAAACTTTTGGAGGTGGGAAAAAAATTAGATATGACATATTCGGTCAAATGgctgccaacaaatgtaacatttgcccgcCGTTTTGAGGTTTACTTGGATTACCCTTTTTTTGAGCACCAG ATTCACTGGTTTTCTATCTTCAATTCTTTCATGATGGTTATTTTCCTCACTGGCCTGGTATCTATGATATTGATGAGAACTCTCCGAAATGATTATGCAAAATATGCTCGTGAAGATGATGATCTTGAGACTCTG gAAAGAGATGTGAGTGAAGAATCTGGATGGAAACTTGTTCATGGGGATGTCTTCCGACCTCCTCGCAGTTTGGTTCTTCTTTCAACTCTTGTTGGTACTGGTGCACAATTGGCAATGCTTGTTCTCCTAGTGATCGTGTTGGCAATTGTCGGAACATTATACATTGG GCGAGGATCTATCATTACAACTTTCATAGTGTGCTATGCTCTTACCTCATTCATTGCTGGCTATGTTAGTGGTGGACTTTACTCACGTAATGGTG GTAAAAATTGGATAAAGGCAATGATTGTCACAGCATCATTGTTTCCATTTATGTGCTTTGCAATTGGCTTCGTACTTAACACAATTGCTATATTCTATGGATCACTAGCGGCTATTCCATTCGGGACAATGATGGTTGTGTTTGTATTGTGGGctttcatctcatttcctctagcACTTCTAGGCACTGTTGTTGGTAGGAACTGGAGTGGTTCGCCAAACAATCCATGCCGTGTGAAGACCATTCCTCGTCCTATCCCTGAGAAGAAATGGTATCTTACACCTTTTGTTGTCTCACTTATGGGAGGACTGCTTCCATTTGGTAGCATATTCATTGAGATGTATTTTGTCTTCACATCATTCTGGAATTACAAG GTCTATTATGTGTATGGCTTTATGCTACTGGTCTTCTTGATCCTCATAATTGTCACCATTTGTGTGACTATAGTGGGAACATATTTCTTGCTAAATGCTGAGAACTATCACTGGCAGTGGACTTCATTCTTTTCTGCTGCTTCAACTGCTGTTTATGTGTACCTTTACTCTATATATTACTACCACGTGAAGACCAAGATGTCAGGCTTTTTCCAGACTAGCTTCTACTTTGGCTACACTCTAATGTTTTGTTTGGGTTTAGGAATTCTTTGTG GTGCTGTGGGTTATCTTGGCTCTACTTTATTTGTGAGAAGAATCTACAGAAACATAAAATGCGACTAG
- the LOC135613482 gene encoding uncharacterized protein LOC135613482 → MKPSCGSVNGFYAFVAHGVDDLGRCLTSTNFMSVTFLQRCVALLRSVHSQFMSLVQKLHLPPGEKWFDEYMDESARVWDACHVLKLGLASMESYCATGADMISILERHRSNPQLVRQAMRAISVCRRAAAGMQEENRVLTETRIEALSLRTGEKVPSESKLNGFNGFRGVLHAMGNVSSFLLMVLLWGLVHWWPCCSSSQAAADSSSSSSSFEPTYMLSIARLQQRVVGEIEGTGGRRQGVLLYEFRRARAATEELREGPGDGGEMEESLKLWFGLLRSGTDSIAGQLDDFLDEIVEGRKKLVDLCSHR, encoded by the exons ATGAAGCCCTCTTGTGGCTCCGTCAACGGTTTCTACGCCTTCGTCGCCCATGGCGTCGATGACCTTGGTCGCTGTCTTACGTCGACCAACTTTATGTCGGTCACGTTCCTGCAGCGCTGCGTCGCGCTGCTTCGGTCCGTCCACTCGCAGTTCATGAGCCTGGTCCAGAAGCTCCATCTGCCTCCCGGTGAAAAGTGGTTCGACGAGTACATGGACGAGAGCGCCCGCGTGTGGGACGCGTGCCATGTCCTCAAGCTCGGCCTCGCCAGCATGGAGAGCTACTGCGCCACCGGAGCCGACATGATCTCCATCCTCGAACGACACCGCAGCAATCCTCAACTCGTTCGACAG GCAATGCGAGCAATCTCCGTGTGTCGAAGAGCAGCGGCGGGCATGCAAGAGGAGAACAGAGTGCTAACGGAGACGAGGATTGAGGCGCTGTCGCTCCGGACCGGCGAGAAGGTTCCGTCGGAATCGAAGCTGAACGGGTTCAATGGGTTCAGGGGAGTGTTGCATGCAATGGGGAACGTGAGCTCCTTCCTCTTGATGGTCCTGCTCTGGGGACTGGTGCACTGGTGGCCATGCTGCAGCTCGAGCCAAGCGGCCGcggactcctcctcctcctcctcctccttcgagcCGACATACATGCTGTCGATCGCAAGGCTGCAGCAGAGGGTGGTGGGGGAGATCGAGGGGACGGGAGGCAGGCGGCAGGGGGTTCTGCTGTACGAGTTCCGCCGGGCGAGGGCCGCTACAGAGGAGTTGAGGGAGGGGCCCGGAGACGGGGGAGAGATGGAGGAGAGCCTGAAGCTGTGGTTCGGGCTGCTGAGGTCCGGCACTGACAGCATCGCCGGGCAGCTGGATGACTTCTTGGATGAGATCGTGGAGGGGAGGAAGAAGCTGGTGGACTTGTGCAGTCACAGGTAG
- the LOC135610140 gene encoding uncharacterized protein LOC135610140: MFVCIRTRIHDHDDGGEKHIPRTGKEGGSSMKIAWKNKAAGGRGKKRSLPSSVDLNPSLPFDRGEDDPPSAAAGAEAGRTNPDSGQETPTDDHHIKNIADSFRCQGNQLAEDGKYHEALGKWEAALTLEPKNAVLHEQKAQVLLELGDSWNALKAATQATELQPSWFEAWLTLGRAQLNFGEPDSAIESFDRALKIKPDHEDAQADRITAHRLVKKRRQLEASGLKVADSRYKVGDKVESC; this comes from the exons ATGTTCGTCTGTATTCGTACACGTATACATGACCATGATGATGGTGGCGAGAAACATATACCGCGCACCGGGAAGGAAGGCGGCAGCAGCATGAAGATAGCATGGAAGAACAAAGCTGCTGGGGGACGAGGCAAGAAGCGGTCGCTTCCTTCCTCCGTCGACCTCAATCCCAGCCTCCCTTTCGACAGGGGAGAGGACGACCCCCCCTCCGCCGCTGCGGGAGCCGAAGCAGGGAGAACGAACCCTGACAGTGGCCAAGAAACCCCAACCGATGACCATCACATCAAGAATATCGCTGATTCCTTCCGTTGTCAGGGGAATCAGCTGGCCGAG GATGGAAAGTACCATGAAGCTTTAGGGAAGTGGGAGGCTGCACTGACATTGGAACCAAAAAATGCTGTACTCCATGAACAAAAGGCACAGGTTTTACTTGAACTAGGTGACTCATGGAATGCCTTAAAAGCAGCCACTC AAGCTACAGAGCTGCAACCCTCATGGTTTGAG GCTTGGCTTACGCTTGGTAGAGCACAGCTAAACTTTGGAGAACCTGATTCAGCAATTGAAAGTTTTGACAGGGCTCTAAAAATTAAG CCGGACCATGAAGATGCACAGGCTGACCGCATTACTGCACATCGTCTAGTGAAGAAGCGCAGACAATTGGAGGCATCAGGTTTGAAGGTTGCCGATAGTCGATATAAGGTTGGAGATAAAGTCGAATCATGCTAA
- the LOC103976554 gene encoding probable NAD kinase 2, chloroplastic, giving the protein MLVACAGGGPLKPCLASGEKSGGRGGLLGVSSVKGRWWRKAGLDEAPPRCAVTARARLSNFFSSPFGLDSQTSQTQDVSQLLWIGPVPGDIAEVEAYCRIFRAAEQLHSAIMNTLCNPETGECAVPYDIPSEDVPLLEDKVVAILGCMLALLNRGREDVLSGRASFVNSFQASDVNSLDGKLPPLAVFRGEMKRCSESLQVALANYLAISDSHSTDIWRRLQRLKNACYDAGFSRSDGYPCPTIFANWCPVYFSTIKEDNVPEDSEVAFWRGGQVTDEGLAWLLEKGFKTIVDLREEVVKDEYYLTAIKKAVSQGKIELVNLPVEVGTAPLMEQVEQFAMLVGDPNRRPIYLHSREGVGRTSAMVSRWRQYVTRSSVQSVSTHQLNLNGKPWKHATEEGSQKLQNSISSEYSEGISLEDDIISQSFSDTSPSTLETQHQNEKMNSKLALVDSSLPKHDINAGQCSNFSTGSDPLKSQFPTCNIFSRKEVTEYFRSREISPKTYVIKLQKRSEPLSITGESYKLLGQSNGTLLESKLSGQTQSEKSKEKPSDGYLNLGVNPSSFTNGKLSKNVNTATFDVNVNGYHKLGDNDTTEPSVNNLSTNFSGQAFSITSGEGKKKNAKSSMELESDSLALVGGDMCASTTGVVRIQSRRKAEMFLVRTDGFSCTREKVTESSLAFTHPSTQQQMLMWKSPPKTALLLKKLGKALMEEAKEVASFLYYQEKMNVLVEPDVHDIFARIPGFGFIQTFYNQNSSDLHERVDFVVCLGGDGVILHASNLFRGAVPPVVSFNLGSLGFLTSHTFEEYRKDLRAVIHGNNTLGVYITLRMRLRCELFRNGKAVPGKVFDVLNEVVVDRGSNPYLCKVECYEHNHLITKVQGDGVIVATPTGSTAYSTAAGGSMVHPNVPCMLFTPICPHSLSFRPVILPDSAQLEMKIPDDARSNAWVSFDGKRRQQLSKGDSIRIAMSQHPLPTVNKSDQTGDWFRSLIRCLNWNERLDQKAL; this is encoded by the exons ATGCTAGTGGCCTGCGCTGGCGGAGGGCCCCTGAAGCCCTGCCTTGCATCCGGCGAGAAGAGCGGCGGCCGTGGCGGCCTTCTCGGGGTCTCCTCGGTGAAGGGCCGGTGGTGGAGGAAGGCCGGACTCGATGAGGCTCCTCCTCGCTGTGCTGTCACCGCTCGAGCCCGGCTCTCTAATTTCTTCTCTTCCCCTTTTGGGTTGGATTCTCAG ACCTCCCAAACTCAAGATGTATCCCAATTGCTGTGGATTGGCCCTGTACCTGGTGACATTGCTGAAGTGGAAGCATACTGTAGGATCTTTAGAGCTGCAGAGCAACTGCATTCTGCTATAATGAATACATTATGCAACCCAGAAACTGGAGAGTGTGCTGTTCCATATGACATCCCTTCTGAGGATGTGCCACTGTTGGAAGACAAGGTAGTTGCTATACTTGGCTGCATGTTAGCATTGCTAAATAGAGGTAGAGAAGATGTCCTGTCAGGTAGGGCATCCTTTGTGAATTCATTTCAGGCCTCAGATGTGAATAGTTTGGATGGCAAGCTTCCTCCACTTGCTGTTTTCAGAGGTGAAATGAAAAGGTGCTCTGAGAGTTTGCAAGTTGCACTTGCAAATTATTTGGCAATTTCTGATAGCCACAGCACTGATATCTGGAGGCGACTGCAAAGGTTAAAGAATGCTTGTTATGATGCTGGATTTTCACGATCTGATGGCTATCCTTGTCCAACAATATTTGCCAATTGGTGTCCTGTCTACTTCTCCACTATAAAAGAAGACAATGTTCCAGAAGATTCTGAAGTAGCATTTTGGCGGGGTGGTCAGGTGACAGATGAAGGTTTGGCCTGGTTATTAGAGAAGGGATTTAAAACAATTGTAGATCTGAGGGAAGAGGTTGTCAAGGATGAATACTACCTGACTGCTATTAAGAAGGCTGTTTCACAAGGAAAGATCGAGTTAGTAAATTTGCCAGTTGAAGTTGGAACTGCTCCTTTGATGGAACAAGTTGAGCAGTTTGCTATGTTGGTAGGGGATCCAAATAGAAGACCAATTTATCTGCATAGCAGAGAAGGGGTTGGCAGAACTTCTGCTATGGTTTCAAGATGGAGGCAGTATGTAACACGATCCTCTGTGCAGTCTGTTTCAACCCACCAGCTTAACCTGAATGGAAAACCTTGGAAACATGCAACGGAAGAGGGAAGCCAAAAGCTGCAGAATTCCATCTCATCAGAATATAGTGAAGGAATATCTTTGGAAGATGACATCATTTCACAGTCTTTTTCAGATACATCTCCAAGTACTTTAGAAACTCAACATCAGAATGAaaaaatgaattccaagcttgctTTAGTGGATAGCTCCCTACCAAAACATGATATTAATGCAGGTCAATGTTCAAACTTCTCTACGGGAAGTGATCCATTGAAGTCACAGTTTCCTACTTGCAATATTTTCTCCCGGAAAGAAGTCACTGAGTATTTTAGAAGTAGAGAAATTTCTCCTAAAACTTATGTTATTAAATTGCAGAAAAGATCCGAACCATTGTCTATTACAGGGGAGTCATACAAATTGCTGGGTCAAAGTAATGGAACCTTGTTGGAATCCAAGTTATCAGGTCAAACACAGTCAGAAAAATCAAAGGAGAAACCAAGTGATGGTTATCTCAATCTTGGGGTCAACCCTAGTAGTTTTACAAATGGAAAACTTAGCAAAAATGTTAATACTGCAACTTTTGATGTAAATGTGAATGGTTATCATAAATTGGGAGACAATGACACTACTGAGCCTAGTGTTAACAATTTGAGCACTAACTTCAGTGGGCAGGCTTTTTCTATCACCTCAGGAGAAGGCAAAAAGAAGAATGCTAAAAGTTCTATGGAGTTAGAGAGTGATAGTTTGGCTCTTGTTGGGGGAGATATGTGTGCTTCGACTACTGGCGTCGTCAGAATTCAATCAAGAAGGAAAGCTGAAATGTTTTTGGTTCGTACTGATGGGTTTTCTTGCACCAGAGAAAAGGTAACAGAGTCCTCTTTGGCTTTTACACATCCAAGTACCCAGCAACAGATGCTCATGTGGAAGTCTCCTCCGAAGACTGCATTACTGTTGAAAAAGTTAGGGAAGGCGCTCATGGAAGAAGCCAAAGAG GTTGCTTCTTTTCTGTATTATCAAGAGAAAATGAATGTTCTTGTTGAGCCTGATGTGCATGATATATTTGCAAGGATCCCAGGTTTTGGTTTCATACAAACCTTCTATAATCAAAATTCCAG TGACCTTCATGAGAGAGTTGATTTTGTGGTATGTTTGGGAGGTGATGGTGTCATTCTGCATGCTTCAAACTTATTCAGAGGTGCAGTCCCTCCTGTTGTCTCCTTTAATTTGGGATCCCTTGGATTCCTCACATCACATACT TTTGAGGAGTACAGGAAGGACTTGAGGGCGGTCATCCATGGGAACAACACACTAGGAGTCTATATAACTCTTCGAATGCGTTTACGATGTGAACTATTTCGCAATGGAAAAGCAGTACCCGGAAAAGTGTTTGATGTTCTGAATGAAGTAGTAGTTGACCGTGGTTCTAACCCGTATCTTTGCAAAGTCGAGTGCTATGAGCATAATCATCTAATAACTAAA GTACAAGGTGATGGGGTTATAGTAGCAACGCCCACTGGGAGCACAGCATACTCAACAGCTGCTGGAGGATCTATG GTTCACCCTAATGTTCCATGCATGCTATTTACTCCAATCTGCCCACATTCTCTGTCATTTAGACCTGTCATACTTCCTGATTCTGCACAGCTTGAGATGAAG ATTCCAGATGATGCGAGAAGCAACGCATGGGTTTCTTTTGATGGCAAAAGGAGACAACAACTATCTAAAGGAGATTCCATTCGCATAGCAATGAGTCAGCACCCACTTCCAACTGTAAATAAATCTGATCAGACTGGCGATTGGTTCCGTAGCCTGATCAGGTGCTTAAATTGGAACGAGAGACTTGATCAGAAGGCACTATGA